Genomic segment of Sphingomonas telluris:
GGTGGCGACGACCGAAACTCCAAACCAGGGCGCCGCGCCCACGCAAGGCGCGTCCAATCTTCCGGGACCCGGGACCGGCGCGGGGGGCGTCGGAAACGGCACCGGCTCAGGCGGAGCCGGGAGCGGGACGGGCGGCGGCGGAAGCGGAATCGCGACGCGTGCATTTTTGCTGTCGCCGAGCCTCCGCAGCCGCGACTACCCACCGGAACTGCGCCGTCGGCTGTCGGAAGGTGCAGCGCCCTTCGTCATGTTCACGGTCATGCCGAACGGCCGAGTGACCGGCTGCAGGATCTACCAGTCGAGTGGCGATCCGGCGGTCGACGACATGACATGCCGGTTGGTCTCCGCGCGTTTCATGTATAGGCCCGCCTACAATCAGCGCGGCGAGGCCGTGGCTTCT
This window contains:
- a CDS encoding energy transducer TonB translates to MYRSDLNSRDKSGAIAAVVAIHAALLFAFLHISGKIDLTDPQQVLRVFDITEVPPPPPEPEVPKPAQETQKPKEKEGAASPANLKSQATPVVAPKPPIPLPIPQPVATTETPNQGAAPTQGASNLPGPGTGAGGVGNGTGSGGAGSGTGGGGSGIATRAFLLSPSLRSRDYPPELRRRLSEGAAPFVMFTVMPNGRVTGCRIYQSSGDPAVDDMTCRLVSARFMYRPAYNQRGEAVASQMAYRQAN